Proteins from one Paenibacillus amylolyticus genomic window:
- a CDS encoding ABC transporter substrate-binding protein: MTNKGIYALLPITLISLLLIVSGCGTPGVGKNTPTPDSKTNAQTQQADSPVTEPASDTKDKLSIMLDWYPNAVHSFIYVAQEKGYFADQDLDVDIQMPADTNDSLKLVAAGKIDLALSYQPQILLARGENIPVRSIAAVVRHPLVHLLTEANGNVSSPKDLEGKTVGYSSIPLYEAMVRTMISYDGGNPDNMSLVDVGFDLIPSLASGQADAIMGGFINHEQLILEKEGHAMKSINPVDYGVPDYYELVLTASEAGIETKKEQLTRFVKAIQEGQKYVTEHPEEALNILLAHENDTSPLDPEIETKSLALLLPLMNEEGQPFGQQEMASWENVRAWLVATELIPESVKAEDAFVNLQEE, encoded by the coding sequence ATGACTAACAAAGGTATATACGCCCTTCTTCCCATCACGCTCATAAGCCTGTTGCTAATCGTTAGCGGATGTGGCACCCCGGGCGTTGGCAAAAACACGCCAACACCAGATTCAAAAACCAATGCACAGACACAGCAAGCAGATTCGCCTGTAACTGAGCCGGCATCAGACACCAAGGACAAACTGTCCATCATGCTCGATTGGTACCCGAATGCAGTACATTCCTTCATCTATGTTGCTCAGGAAAAAGGATACTTTGCAGACCAGGATCTCGATGTCGACATTCAGATGCCTGCGGATACCAATGATTCACTCAAACTTGTGGCTGCCGGTAAAATCGATCTGGCTCTAAGCTACCAGCCCCAAATCCTGCTTGCGCGTGGCGAGAACATTCCTGTGCGTTCCATTGCCGCTGTCGTTCGGCACCCGCTTGTGCATCTGTTGACCGAAGCCAATGGAAACGTGAGTTCACCCAAAGATCTTGAGGGAAAAACGGTGGGCTATTCTTCGATTCCGCTGTATGAAGCGATGGTGCGTACGATGATCAGCTACGATGGTGGCAACCCGGATAACATGAGTCTGGTTGATGTTGGATTCGATCTGATTCCTTCCCTGGCTTCCGGACAGGCGGATGCAATTATGGGTGGTTTTATTAACCATGAACAATTGATTTTGGAGAAAGAAGGCCATGCCATGAAATCGATTAACCCTGTCGACTACGGCGTGCCTGATTATTATGAATTGGTCCTGACCGCAAGTGAGGCTGGCATTGAGACCAAAAAAGAACAGCTGACCCGATTCGTCAAAGCGATCCAGGAAGGACAGAAATATGTGACAGAGCATCCCGAAGAAGCCTTGAATATTCTGCTTGCTCATGAGAATGATACGTCTCCGCTTGACCCGGAGATCGAAACCAAAAGCCTGGCTCTTCTACTGCCCCTCATGAATGAAGAAGGTCAACCGTTTGGTCAGCAAGAAATGGCGTCGTGGGAGAATGTACGTGCATGGCTCGTGGCCACCGAACTGATTCCTGAATCGGTGAAAGCCGAGGATGCTTTTGTTAATCTGCAAGAAGAGTAA
- the thiD gene encoding bifunctional hydroxymethylpyrimidine kinase/phosphomethylpyrimidine kinase, whose amino-acid sequence MSIAQALTIAGSDNGGGAGIQADLKTFQELGVYGMTVITAIAAQNTTGVQGVFPIPYDGIAQQLDSTGEDFQPTAVKTGMLYSAEIIRLVAEKWQQYRWSNLVIDPVMVAKGGAPLLQQEAVQALVTELLPHSLITTPNIPEAELLTGMSITNLSQREEAARRIVEMGSTYALVKGGHDEGSGMIVDVLYDGQSFHYLENVRVITRHTHGTGCTYSAAITAELAQGSSVLAAVTTARAFIQAAIEDELGIGAGHGPTNHFAYQRRQRGEQ is encoded by the coding sequence ATGAGCATTGCTCAAGCGCTAACCATTGCAGGCTCCGATAACGGGGGCGGCGCAGGAATTCAGGCCGATCTGAAAACGTTCCAGGAGCTTGGTGTATACGGCATGACGGTTATCACGGCTATAGCTGCCCAAAATACAACAGGTGTACAGGGTGTCTTTCCCATCCCTTACGATGGCATTGCCCAGCAGTTGGACTCAACCGGAGAAGACTTTCAGCCAACCGCGGTGAAGACCGGCATGTTATATAGTGCCGAGATTATTCGACTCGTCGCTGAGAAGTGGCAGCAATATCGTTGGTCTAATCTGGTCATCGATCCCGTGATGGTCGCCAAAGGCGGTGCCCCCCTGCTCCAGCAGGAAGCTGTCCAGGCGCTGGTTACGGAACTGCTGCCCCATTCCCTGATCACAACACCTAATATTCCGGAAGCCGAACTGCTTACCGGAATGTCCATCACGAATCTTAGTCAGCGGGAAGAAGCCGCAAGAAGGATTGTAGAGATGGGCTCAACGTATGCTTTGGTCAAAGGTGGTCATGATGAAGGAAGTGGCATGATCGTGGATGTCCTCTATGATGGGCAGTCTTTTCATTATCTGGAGAATGTTCGTGTAATAACACGTCATACACACGGAACGGGATGCACATACTCTGCCGCCATCACCGCAGAGTTAGCCCAAGGTTCATCTGTTCTGGCTGCTGTCACGACCGCGCGAGCATTCATTCAGGCAGCCATTGAAGATGAACTGGGGATTGGGGCCGGACACGGGCCAACGAATCATTTTGCGTATCAGCGCAGACAGCG